TATTTTCCTCAGCTTATCAGACCTGTATGATCAAGGGAAAATTAAATCAATTCCTGAAGTTGTAGATCATATTAAAGCTGGTTTGGTTGCAGATGCAGTTAAGCCAATTACCTACGATGTGAAAATTGATGGTAAAGTCTATGAAATCATTCCTAAATCAGTTGGTTTAACATTTTTAGCAGATACAGCAATTCCTTATGTAGAAGCAGTATTTTTCCGGGGAACTCCGTTTTTGGGTACAGTTTCCCTGAACGCGCAAGCATATCAAGTTCCCCCAGATCAATCTAGATTTCAATATGGTGCATTATACGCTGATCCTTTACCTATTGGTAGTGCGGGTATTCCTCCTACTTTGTTAATGCAGGATATGCGCCATTATTTACCAGAATACTTACACAGTATTTATCGTCGCAGTCGTCGCGGTGAAGATGATTTGCGGGTACAAATTTGTATAAGTTTCCAAAAGTCGATGTTTTGTGTAACTACCGCTGCAATTTTAGGACTGTTACCTTATTCTTTGGATAGTGAAGATTTGTCTGAGCAAAAAGCGAATCAGGTTTATTTAGAAAAGTGGATGGACAGGTTAAAAACTTCGCAGATATTGGAAGTTAATAAATAGGATAGTTAGTAAATTGCATTTGCAATGGAAAGGGCGGGCAAGATGCCCACCCCACAAGAGTGGTAGAGGATATTTTTTTATATTTCTGGTTCTATTCCTAAAGCACGTAATTGGGCAATGAGGCGATCGCTTTTTTGCCGTTCTTGTTCAGCCCTTTCATCACCATCCAATAATAAATTACCATCTAAATCCCACCAACGTAACCAAGGTAATTCCATATTTTGATATTGTCCTTGCCAAATACCTATTTCAACACCCATCGGTGTAATTGGATAATGTCCCCGTTCATTTGCTGGTAATAACTGATATTGTCCACCAATTAATTCATAAACTTCTACACTGGCTTTATTCACTTCATAAATACCATAAAATGCTGGTTTAATTACTTGTTCATAAATCCAAAATTTACCCTGCCAAGGAGTTTGATCTCGTTCTTCTTCACCATTTCCAGAAACAAATTCTAAGGCAATTAATGGCGAAATATATTCTTGCCAAAGCACATAAGAACGGCGAATTTTACCATTTAATAATGATGGAACATTGGGAACATAAAACCAATCAGGTGCTTCTGCACCGCGTTCTGGGGGATCGGTAATACGCCAGTAAATACCGCAATCTTGACCTATAGTATATTGTCCATCGGGATGGCGTTTTTGTAATACTGGTTTAATGGACTGAGTTAGTAGAATGCTTTGGGGATGTTCTTGCCAGTTTATACCATTAATTTCTGGGAGTTGGGTATGATCTGGGAGACTGGTTTCTGTGTAGGGGCGGTTGGTTGCAGAGGTCATGGTGTCCTCGCTGGTTGTGAGGTTTGTTTTAGTTTAGCAATATAGGGGAAGTTGGGGTAAGGAATGACTTACAGCATTTTGAACATAGTGATCGCAGTTTTCAGTAATTCCATTTTTAGAGAGATCACCTATTTGTAAATTCTGTCTACCATAAGCTGAAGCATTACGCTAAAATTTAATTACAACCTATATTTGTGATTTTAACTATGGTAAATTCTTGCAATCAATCCTCAATATCCTTAGAATCTCTCATCAGTGAAATTGAAGCAACACCCCAAGAATACTGGACAGAATTACTAGACACATTACGCCAGTTTCGTGAGAAAATTAGTTTACCAAATTCACCCATTATCAATCCAGAACAAGCTCAAAAAAATCAGGCAGCAATTGAGCTTTTAGACTCTTGGCTGAATGAAAATGAAGATGCTACTGAACATCAACAAGCCTGGGAATTTCTCAAAAATACTCTTGATGAAGATCGTTTATCTGATCGCCCTTTATTTCCATGAATCGTTTAATTTTATTAGACTCTGGTCCTCTAGGAATGGTAACAAATCCTAAAGCAAAAGGTCTTCCTCTAGCCTGTCAACAATGGTTAAAAAGACTTTTAGCACGAGGTGAACGGTTTGCAATCCCAGAAATTGCAGATTATGAAGTACGTAGAGAATTACTGCGTGCAAATTTATTAAAAAGTGTCCATCGTCTCGATAACTTAAAACAAACCCTTGAATATATTCCTATTCAAACAGAGACTATGCTATTAGCAGCAAAGCTTTGGGCAGAAGCAAGACAAACCGGGCAACCTACAGCCGACGACAAAGCCTTAGATGGAGATATTATTCTCTCTGCTCAAGCTCGCCTAATTGCTAATGATACGACAGAAGTAATCGTTGCAACGACAAATATTGGTCATTTAAGTCGATTTATTACGGCTTCTGATTGGCAGGTTATTAATTGAGAAAATTATAGGGCGATATCGCTGATCTTGTAGGGTGTGTTAATTAAATGCAACAAACCTTGTAAGTTTCGTGTGAGAAGTTATACTGACACGATAATCGCTAATG
This sequence is a window from Anabaena sphaerica FACHB-251. Protein-coding genes within it:
- a CDS encoding CO2 hydration protein is translated as MVKIKNKPVNHPLAEYVNRLKTGEALLKDSPENVLEVVGILKSYGVVLDAYSKNLIYIAEHQFLVIFPFFKYFDGEISVQKLFRHLWHDRINFEYAEYCMKTMMWHGGGGLDTYLDSQEFADICKVVISAKLKNNPVMLGMNQLFPDFLIEQVRVSAYYSGLGQFWRVMADIFLSLSDLYDQGKIKSIPEVVDHIKAGLVADAVKPITYDVKIDGKVYEIIPKSVGLTFLADTAIPYVEAVFFRGTPFLGTVSLNAQAYQVPPDQSRFQYGALYADPLPIGSAGIPPTLLMQDMRHYLPEYLHSIYRRSRRGEDDLRVQICISFQKSMFCVTTAAILGLLPYSLDSEDLSEQKANQVYLEKWMDRLKTSQILEVNK
- a CDS encoding Uma2 family endonuclease; protein product: MTSATNRPYTETSLPDHTQLPEINGINWQEHPQSILLTQSIKPVLQKRHPDGQYTIGQDCGIYWRITDPPERGAEAPDWFYVPNVPSLLNGKIRRSYVLWQEYISPLIALEFVSGNGEEERDQTPWQGKFWIYEQVIKPAFYGIYEVNKASVEVYELIGGQYQLLPANERGHYPITPMGVEIGIWQGQYQNMELPWLRWWDLDGNLLLDGDERAEQERQKSDRLIAQLRALGIEPEI
- a CDS encoding nucleic acid-binding protein, giving the protein MNRLILLDSGPLGMVTNPKAKGLPLACQQWLKRLLARGERFAIPEIADYEVRRELLRANLLKSVHRLDNLKQTLEYIPIQTETMLLAAKLWAEARQTGQPTADDKALDGDIILSAQARLIANDTTEVIVATTNIGHLSRFITASDWQVIN